The Desulfonatronum sp. SC1 DNA window GGACATGGAGAGAGTAAAGGTAAAAAGTTGATGGTTGAAGGTTGAATTTTGCGGCCCGTCTCGTTTTGGGATACCCTGGGGTGAATTGGAAGAACCGTTACGCAACCGCAGCCCGCGTTCGCGCGGTGATACTGGAGGATAACATGGAACTGTCCGGCAAGAAGGTCATGATCATGGTTGCTGAATTGTTTAATGATTACGAATACATCTACCCCTACTACCGGCTTCTGGAAACCGGGGCTCACGTGGAGGTGGTGGGTGCCAAGGCCGGGGTGGTCTATTCCAGCAAGGTCGGAACCACGGCCAAGAGCACGGCCGCGGCCAAGGATCTGAACCCGGCGGAGTTCGCCGGGCTGGTCATTCCCGGCGGCTACGCCCCGGATTTCATGCGCCGCGATCCGGCCATGGTTTCGCTGGTTCGGGAACTGACCAACCAGGACAAGGTCGTGGCCGCCATCTGCCATGCCGGCTGGATGCTGGCCTCGGCCAAGATCCTTCAGGGCCGCACCGTGACCTCGTATTTCGCTATCAAGGACGACCTGATCCATGCCGGAGCGAACTGGGTGGACCAGGAGGTCGTGGAGGACGGAGTTCTGATCACCAGCCGCACCCCGGACGACCTGCCGGCCTTCATGCGCGCGGTGGTCGCGGCCTTGGCCCGGGGCTGATCGTTCAAGGCTTACAATGAACCGCCCGCTCCCGAAGGTCGCTCAGGACGCCAGGAACGCCAAGGAAAAGATTTTGGAAAGCAGGGAAAAAACTGCTTTCCAAAAACATTGCCCCCCTTCGGCGGAAACCGGAAATCGCCGTCAGGCCGTGAGCCTTTTGCCTTCCGCATCTTTCCGGCGGAAGGCAAAAAACTCTTCTTGGCGGCCTCTGCGTCCTGAGCGAAGCGGGCGGTTCATTTCTTCAATCTTCAACAGATCCTCCCCCCCCTCTCCAAGAGATGCTCATCAAATCATGTACTTGATGTCCGAAACGTGGGTCGGGTAGGCCCAGAGCAGACTTTTGAGCTGTGTTCTGGTCAGTCCGAACTTGATGGCCAGGGCCAGGACGTTGATCATCTCCTCGGCGTTGTGGCCCAGCAGGTGCGCGCCCAGGATCGTTCCGGCGTCCTGATTCAAAATGACCTTGTAGGCCGCGTGCTTCTGGCCGATGCGCCGAGAGGTCATCCAGCCCGTGGCGTCGCCGGTGTTCACGGTGAGCATGAAGCCTTGTTCTTCCGAGGCCTGGCGGGCCTGCTCCTCGCTCATGCCCACGGTGGCCAGGGGCGGAACGGAAAACACGACACTGGGGACGGCCGCGTGGTCCGCCTGGGTGGTGTTGCCCTGGAGAATGTTGATCGCCGCGGTCTCGGCCTCCATGTCCGCGGTGGTGGCCAGGGCGTACGGCGTGTCCGCCGCGTCGCCCACGGCATACACAGCAGGGTTGGAAACGCTTTGCATGAAGGCGTTCACGCCAACCCCCGTCGGGCTCACGCTGACTCCGGCAACGTCCAGCCCCAGCCCGTCCAGGTCCGGCACGCGCCCGGCGGCGGCCACGGCTTTGTGAACGTGCAGGGAGGTCGGGCCTGATCCGGCAAGGTCGAGCAGGAGGCCCTGGCCGTCCTTGCGCACCGCGTTGACCATGGTTTCGGACAAAAACTCGATCCCTCGCGCCTTGCCGGCCTCCACGAGCAAGGCGACCAGGTCCGGGTCGAAATTGCGCAGAAAACGGTCGCCGCGATGGATGACCGTCGTGCGCACCCCGGCCAGGGCGCAGATGAAGGCGAATTCAAAGCAGACAAATCCGCCGCCCACGAAGGCGATGCTTTCCGGAAGCGCGTTGAGTTCCAGGAAGGCGTCGCTGTCCAGCAGCAGCTCGCCGCCGGGTATATCCAGTTTTCTGGGCACGGCCCCGGCGGCGATGACGACGTGTTCGGCTTCATGCTCCTCTTCTCCGATCCGCAGCCGCCGGGGGCCGGTGAACGTGGCCAGGCCGTGGGCCGTGGCCATCCCGGCATCGAGAAAGCCCCGCTCCGAACCCTGGGGCACGGCATCGGTGAAGTCGCGCTTGAAGCGCATCAGGGAAGGCCAATCCAGGCGGCTTTCTCCGGCCACGCCCTGCCCGTGCAGGGCGTTGGCCCCATGCACGGCCTGAATCGCGGCCACCAGGATCTTCTTGGGCTGGCAACCGCGCATGGCGCAGGTTCCGCCAAAGGGCCGCTTGTCCACCACCAGAACGCTCTTTCCGGCCTTGCGGCAGGCATGGGCCGCGGTATAGCCGGCCGTTCCGGAGCCGACGACGATCACGTCGTGCCGTTGCATCTTGCCTCCAGATTCGGTTTTCGGATTGCTAATCTTCACTCACGTCGTTGACCCAGCTCGTGGCCGTGGCCACTGCCGGGAAGCCGATGGTCGAGGTGAGCACGATCAGGGCGTGGCGTACCTCCGCTTCCGTGGCCCCGGCGGACATGGCCCGGCGAGCGTGGCTGTGCACCGCCCCTTCCATGCGCAGGGCCGCGGCGGCGGCCATCTGGAGCAGGTTGATGGTCTTCTCATCCAGCGGACCGGCCTCGCGCACGGCCTTGCCCAGATTGCCCACCGCGGCCATGAACTCGGGGTGATTCTGCTGCAATTTCTGAAAATTCTTCGGCAATTTATCCTTGGACATATGCATCTCCTTCGAGGTTGAATTTCCGGTGCAACGGACGATCAACGCTCCTCGTACATGGCGCACGCCATGCCGCCCGAACCGTTCGCCGCGCAATAACGCCGTCAGCCTTGCAATCTAGCAAAGAAGGAGTAGGTTATCCAGCAACCTCCTTTTCATTTTTAATGAGGCCTGTATCGCTGTTTTCCCCAAAGGATCAACGCTCATGAACACCATGAACTACGCGTTTCTCTGTTCCGCGCCGCCTCCGCCCAACGGGTTGAAGGCGGCGGTGGTCGGGTCCGGGCCGGCCGGGTTGTCCGCGGCCGGCTGGCTGGCCTGCGCCGGATATGAGGTGCATGTCTACGACAAGTTGCCCAAGGCCGGGGGACTGCTGGTCTTCGGGATTCCCGGCTTCCGGATTCCGGCTCGGCGCATCGAGGATGCCGCTGAAAAGCTGGCCGAAGAGTACGGCATACGGTTCCATTTCTGCACGAAGATCTGCACCCAGGACAAAGTATGCGAGTCCGGCGATGAATTCGTGGACGAAATGGTCAGTCTGTCCGAACTACTCCACGAATGCGCGGCCGTATTGATCTGCACCGGCAGTTGGCGTCCGCGACGACTGAACATCCCCGGCGAAGACCTGGCCGGGGTCTATACGTCCCTGGAATTTCTCTTCCCATTGCGGGCCTGCAAGATGACCCAATCCCCGGCCCAAATGCCCCTTGTCGCGCCCCCCAAGGTCGAAGGGCGACGTGTGGCGGTAATCGGCGCGGGATTGTCCGCGGTGGACGTGGTCCAAAGCTGTCTCCGCCTGGGGGCCGATGAAATCACCCTGCTCTA harbors:
- a CDS encoding type 1 glutamine amidotransferase domain-containing protein; amino-acid sequence: MELSGKKVMIMVAELFNDYEYIYPYYRLLETGAHVEVVGAKAGVVYSSKVGTTAKSTAAAKDLNPAEFAGLVIPGGYAPDFMRRDPAMVSLVRELTNQDKVVAAICHAGWMLASAKILQGRTVTSYFAIKDDLIHAGANWVDQEVVEDGVLITSRTPDDLPAFMRAVVAALARG
- a CDS encoding NAD(P)/FAD-dependent oxidoreductase; this encodes MQRHDVIVVGSGTAGYTAAHACRKAGKSVLVVDKRPFGGTCAMRGCQPKKILVAAIQAVHGANALHGQGVAGESRLDWPSLMRFKRDFTDAVPQGSERGFLDAGMATAHGLATFTGPRRLRIGEEEHEAEHVVIAAGAVPRKLDIPGGELLLDSDAFLELNALPESIAFVGGGFVCFEFAFICALAGVRTTVIHRGDRFLRNFDPDLVALLVEAGKARGIEFLSETMVNAVRKDGQGLLLDLAGSGPTSLHVHKAVAAAGRVPDLDGLGLDVAGVSVSPTGVGVNAFMQSVSNPAVYAVGDAADTPYALATTADMEAETAAINILQGNTTQADHAAVPSVVFSVPPLATVGMSEEQARQASEEQGFMLTVNTGDATGWMTSRRIGQKHAAYKVILNQDAGTILGAHLLGHNAEEMINVLALAIKFGLTRTQLKSLLWAYPTHVSDIKYMI
- a CDS encoding carboxymuconolactone decarboxylase family protein; its protein translation is MSKDKLPKNFQKLQQNHPEFMAAVGNLGKAVREAGPLDEKTINLLQMAAAAALRMEGAVHSHARRAMSAGATEAEVRHALIVLTSTIGFPAVATATSWVNDVSED
- a CDS encoding FAD-dependent oxidoreductase, producing the protein MNTMNYAFLCSAPPPPNGLKAAVVGSGPAGLSAAGWLACAGYEVHVYDKLPKAGGLLVFGIPGFRIPARRIEDAAEKLAEEYGIRFHFCTKICTQDKVCESGDEFVDEMVSLSELLHECAAVLICTGSWRPRRLNIPGEDLAGVYTSLEFLFPLRACKMTQSPAQMPLVAPPKVEGRRVAVIGAGLSAVDVVQSCLRLGADEITLLYRKTVDEAPAGRMEIKLLRQRGVRWVERATPLRIVGEKRAQRLVFTQGEEPRELDVDLVVAAIGEVPTNPFPRELRLEDISKDGKGWLQMTKFDGVFVAGDVLTGPSKIGRAILSGLKAAESLDGWIKAHPPDSGESTGESEDTAFGKEVADV